A window of the Brassica oleracea var. oleracea cultivar TO1000 chromosome C1, BOL, whole genome shotgun sequence genome harbors these coding sequences:
- the LOC106315563 gene encoding T-complex protein 1 subunit delta-like, protein MAAASTASRPRASKSESFVDNKRKEDIRSANINAGRAVADAVRTSLGPKGMDKMISTASGEVIITNDGATILNKMDVLQPAAKMMVELSKSQDSAAGDGTTTVVVLAGALLRVCQSLLASGIHPTVISDALHKSCAKSVDILTAMAVPVELTDRDSLVKSASTSLNSKVVSQYSTLLAPLAVDAVLSVIDPEKPEIVDLRDIKIVKKLGGTVDDTHTVNGLVFDKKVSHAAGGPTRMENAKIAVIQFQISPPKTDIEQSIVVSDYTQMDRILKEERNYILGMIKKIKATGCNVLLIQKSILRDAVTDLSLHYLAKAKIMVIKDVERDEIEFVTKTLNCLPIANIEHFRAEKLGHADLVEEASLGDGKILKITGIKDMGRTTSVLVRGSNQLVLDEAERSLHDALCVVRCLVSKRFLIAGGGAPEIELSRQLGAWAKVLHGMEGFCVKSFAEALEVIPYTLAENAGLNPIAIVTELRNKHAQGEINSGINVRKGQITNILEENVVQPLLVSTSAITLATECVRMILKIDDIVTVR, encoded by the coding sequence ATGGCGGCCGCATCCACGGCATCGAGACCCCGCGCATCCAAGTCGGAGTCCTTCGTCGACAACAAACGCAAGGAAGACATCCGATCCGCGAACATCAACGCCGGCCGCGCCGTCGCCGACGCCGTCCGCACGAGCCTGGGCCCCAAGGGGATGGACAAGATGATCTCCACCGCGAGCGGCGAGGTCATCATCACCAACGACGGAGCCACGATCCTCAACAAAATGGACGTTCTCCAGCCGGCGGCGAAGATGATGGTGGAGCTTTCCAAATCTCAGGACTCCGCCGCCGGAGACGGGACCACCACCGTCGTCGTACTAGCCGGAGCCTTGCTGAGAGTGTGCCAATCACTCTTAGCTTCCGGGATCCACCCTACCGTGATCTCAGATGCGCTTCACAAGTCTTGCGCTAAGTCCGTTGATATCTTAACCGCCATGGCTGTACCCGTGGAGCTAACTGACAGAGACTCTCTCGTGAAATCGGCGAGCACGTCGCTGAACAGTAAGGTTGTTAGCCAGTACTCCACACTGCTCGCTCCGTTAGCTGTAGATGCGGTTCTCTCCGTGATTGATCCGGAGAAGCCGGAGATTGTTGATTTGCGTGATATCAAGATTGTTAAGAAGCTTGGTGGGACTGTTGACGATACACACACTGTGAATGGTTTGGTGTTTGACAAGAAGGTGAGTCACGCCGCTGGTGGACCTACGAGGATGGAGAATGCTAAGATCGCTGTGATTCAGTTCCAGATCTCGCCTCCGAAGACTGACATCGAGCAGAGTATTGTTGTCTCTGATTACACTCAGATGGATAGGATCTTGAAAGAAGAGAGGAACTACATCTTGGGGATGATTAAGAAGATTAAAGCGACTGGTTGCAATGTTTTGCTGATTCAGAAGAGTATTTTGAGAGACGCTGTGACTGATCTGTCTCTTCATTATTTGGCTAAAGCTAAGATTATGGTGATTAAGGATGTTGAGAGGGATGAGATTGAGTTCGTCACCAAGACGTTGAACTGTTTGCCGATTGCTAATATTGAGCATTTCAGAGCTGAGAAGCTTGGCCATGCTGATCTTGTTGAAGAAGCCTCGCTTGGAGATGGGAAGATCTTGAAGATCACTGGGATTAAAGATATGGGGAGGACCACCTCTGTTCTGGTCCGTGGTTCTAACCAGCTTGTTCTAGATGAAGCCGAGAGGAGTCTACACGATGCTTTGTGTGTTGTCAGGTGCCTGGTGAGCAAGAGGTTTTTGATTGCTGGAGGTGGTGCGCCGGAGATTGAGCTCTCGAGGCAGCTAGGTGCTTGGGCTAAGGTGCTCCATGGGATGGAAGGTTTCTGTGTGAAGTCTTTCGCGGAAGCCCTCGAGGTTATCCCGTACACGCTAGCTGAGAATGCGGGTTTGAATCCTATTGCCATTGTGACTGAACTCAGGAACAAGCATGCTCAAGGGGAAATCAACTCTGGGATCAATGTGAGGAAAGGGCAGATCACTAACATCTTGGAGGAGAACGTGGTGCAGCCTCTGCTTGTGAGCACCAGCGCTATCACTCTCGCAACTGAATGCGTAAGGATGATTTTGAAGATCGATGACATTGTTACTGTGAGGTAG
- the LOC106341832 gene encoding uncharacterized protein LOC106341832: MWKEEGLDVILVPAGLAVMVAYHVWLGYAIIHRPKLTVISLNAESRRQWVFSMMTEPLKNGTLAVQTIRNNIMASTLLATTAITLCSIIGVFVSNTSASKSTASPIIYGNKSPVLATIKNFAILVCFLMAFLCNVQSIRYYAHVSFLITVPVSRGKREHCEYVSRNLNRASYFWSLGLRAFYFSFPLFLWNFGPIPMFVCCCMMSSILYFLDTTTSFTRHLHSESFREIAESMDGEIESAVHSL; the protein is encoded by the exons ATGTGGAAAGAGGAAGGGTTGGATGTAATACTTGTGCCGGCGGGTCTCGCCGTGATGGTCGCCTACCACGTCTGGCTCGGCTACGCCATAATCCACCGTCCAAAGCTCACTGTAATCTCCCTCAACGCTGAGTCTCGACGGCAATGGGTCTTCTCTATGATGACC GAGCCGCTGAAAAACGGTACACTGGCAGTACAGACAATAAGGAACAACATAATGGCATCAACACTTTTAGCGACAACAGCAATCACTCTCTGTTCCATCATCGGCGTCTTCGTAAGCAACACCTCTGCTTCCAAATCCACAGCGTCACCTATCATATACGGAAACAAAAGCCCGGTCCTTGCAACCATCAAGAACTTCGCGATCCTCGTATGTTTCCTCATGGCCTTTCTCTGCAACGTCCAGTCCATCAGGTACTACGCTCATGTGAGTTTCCTGATCACGGTTCCTGTCTCGAGAGGGAAGAGAGAGCATTGCGAGTACGTTTCTAGAAACCTGAACCGAGCTAGCTACTTCTGGTCTCTTGGATTGCGAGCTTTCTACTTCTCCTTCCCGCTCTTCTTGTGGAACTTTGGTCCCATCCCTATGTTTGTGTGTTGCTGTATGATGTCGTCGATTCTTTATTTCTTGGACACGACCACTAGCTTCACTAGGCATCTCCATAGCGAGTCGTTTAGAGAGATAGCTGAGTCTATGGACGGTGAAATCGAATCAGCGGTTCATTCTCTGTAG